One window from the genome of Rhizoctonia solani chromosome 15, complete sequence encodes:
- a CDS encoding Retrovirus-related Pol polyprotein from transposon — translation MTLGNRASGLVDPSVAATPAQLTQPIALRADMDADNNLISVIPASSPEDSLDSPLRNRSRHKSSLSALPRQRSRYAQYESLTPWNYSTNVGGSSNTMVMNPNPTGIEFLTTHKPMSVPLTGGTNLNPPPLTNHPSMVPAPSGSGNPPPNPPNRGNGGNEGNGGGLPFNIPNNSPHQPMPNRSPPTGPPPPGEPGGSGGPGRPGGPGGPSSPNGPSGPGGPGGPGGNFPQAPQAPQGNNRITDVHFDYRIKIKDVLTSWDGNPDSLVEWVTSVDRLCERGPYIHAEIAKQLPFLFTKDALLWFNSMTTPTQHFLMQRWSDMKFALGRFFLTQQHLASLKSKLQEMKYRDYKHEKESPFQFCCRKKDLIDFCYNFDDIATISEILKGAPLQWQTLIFLPEHLNDWENFINAIQQRSALLQDWNGYIDDKKDRSMGNFSSSYGRKDLKKALKALKAESKAKKIAKSHTVKTSTPRKSYKFPQNDRVISKVTPESKGARSCRHCGSPKHWDRDCTGPKSLNKKEAKTYFASITDEDKEYNSLAMQALADCSESSENEEVSEESENSNDDSDSEDSDLDF, via the coding sequence ATGACTTTAGGAAACAGAGCTTCTGGTTTAGTTGATCCTTCAGTTGCAGCCACTCCAGCTCAATTAACTCAGCCTATAGCCCTTAGAGCTGATATGGATGCAGATAATAACCTAATATCTGTTATTCCAGCATCATCTCCTGAAGATTCTCTAGACTCTCCATTAAGGAATAGATCTAGACACAAATCCTCATTATCAGCTTTACCAAGGCAAAGGAGTAGATATGCTCAATATGAGTCCCTTACTCCTTGGAATTATTCCACCAATGTTGGAGGATCTTCCAACACTATGGTTATGAATCCTAATCCAACAGGAATTGAGTTCTTGACTACACATAAACCAATGTCAGTACCTCTAACAGGAGGAACAAATCTTAACCCACCTCCATTAACTAATCATCCTTCCATGGTTCCAGCCCCTTCAGGTTCTGGGAACCCTCCACCTAATCCTCCCAATAGAGGAAATGGAGGGAATGAAGGAAATGGAGGAGGATTACCTTTCAATATTCCTAATAACTCACCTCACCAGCCTATGCCTAATAGGTCTCCACCTACAGGTCCACCACCTCCAGGAGAACCAGGAGGATCTGGAGGACCAGGAAGGCCAGGAGGACCAGGAGGACCAAGTAGTCCTAATGGTCCTAGTGGTCCAGGAGGTCCAGGAGGTCCAGGAGGAAACTTTCCTCAAGCACCTCAGGCACCTCAAGGGAATAATAGAATCACTGATGTCCATTTTGACTATAGGATCAAAATTAAGGATGTTCTCACTTCTTGGGATGGGAACCCTGATTCTTTAGTAGAATGGGTGACTTCAGTAGACAGACTTTGTGAAAGAGGACCTTACATTCATGCTGAAATTGCTAAACAACTTCCTTTCCTGTTTACTAAAGATGCTCTTCTTTGGTTCAATTCTATGACTACTCCCACTCAGCATTTTCTGATGCAGAGATGGAGTGACATGAAGTTTGCTTTGGGAAGGTTCTTCCTTACTCAGCAACACTTAGCATCATTGAAGAGTAAGTTACAAGAAATGAAGTATAGGGATTATAAGCATGAGAAAGAATCACCTTTTCAATTTTGCTGTCGCAAGAAAGACCTTATTGACTTTTGCTATAACTTTGATGATATTGCTACTATTAGTGAAATTCTCAAAGGTGCTCCTTTACAATGGCAAACTCTCATCTTTCTTCCTGAACATCTTAATGATTGGGAAAACTTTATCAATGCTATTCAACAAAGATCTGCCCTGTTGCAAGATTGGAATGGATACATTGATGACAAGAAAGACAGGAGTATGGGAAACTTTTCCTCAAGCTATGGAAGGAAAGACCTTAAGAAAGCTCTAAAAGCTCTCAAAGCTGAAAGTAAAGCCAAGAAAATTGCAAAATCCCATACTGTAAAGACTTCTACTCCTAGGAAAAGTTACAAATTTCCTCAGAATGACAGGGTGATCTCTAAAGTCACTCCTGAAAGCAAAGGAGCAAGGAGTTGTAGACACTGTGGAAGTCCCAAACACTGGGATAGAGATTGTACTGGACCTAAATCTTTGAACAAGAAAGAAGCTAAGACTTACTTTGCTTCTATTACTGATGAAGATAAAGAATATAATAGTCTGGCTATGCAAGCTTTAGCTGACTGTTCTGAATCCTCTGAAAATGAAGAAGTAAGTGAAGAATCTGAAAACTCCAATGATGACTCTGACTCTGAAGACTCAGATTTGGATTTTTAG
- a CDS encoding Retrotransposon-derived protein PEG10 codes for MEPEPSPSALLEAITALTATVGSLQDQIRAQSQQIVELRAICKETADLLGDKDQGAAQAKPGPSTGPVTPPTHSGGEAHTPGTVRPGLKAPFWPSRGTGFDSEEEEEPRRPKKEPQGTPARHLGSLTPFDAGSSVKQPKMDLPDPYKGDTRGHKATQWLDRMMLWVALHRDQFDKEEQMVVWILYHMTDKAADWALPLIGAIIKGKGNPPTTIQALTAKFKEAFADPNAKRAAARKIAALSQSTTTSEYVTEFRNLMAELDWNEEAYIAQFTRGLHWKVKELLSTKDSIPDNLEAIFAAAIKIDNIRRENEENRPKKAPAKSPATVATSTTTTRVWLSEDPNYVTPEERDRRCASGLCVKCGQKGHGIKQCPNGWKATPKETAKVAQDESEKE; via the coding sequence atggaaccagagccgtccccttccgctctcctcgaggctatcacagccctcacagccaccgttgggtccctacaggaccaaatccgagCCCAAAGCCAACAAATTGTTGAGCtcagggccatatgcaaggagaccgcagACCTCCTCGGGGATAAAGACCAAGGAGcagcccaagccaagcctggcccatcgactgggcctgtcactcctcccacccactcgggaggagaagcccacactccaggcacggttaggcctggactcaaggccccattctGGCCTTCCAGAGGAACCGGgtttgactcagaggaagaggaagaaccaaggcggcccaaaaaggagcctcagggAACGCCTGCAAGACACCTGGGatcccttaccccctttgacgcagggtccagcgtaaagcaacccaagatggatcTCCCAGACCCCTACAAAGGAGACACCAGGGGGCATAAGgccactcagtggcttgATAGAATGATGCtatgggtagccctccatcGAGATCAGTTTGACAAAGAGgagcaaatggttgtgtggatcttataccacatgacagacaaggccgccGATTGGGCGTTACCCCTCATCggggccatcatcaaaggcAAGGGTAAcccccctaccaccatccaggccttaacggccaaattcaaggaggccttCGCCGATCCCAATGCCAAACGGGCAGccgccagaaaaattgcggcTCTGTCCCAATCCACCACTACCTCCGAGTatgtcacggagttccgcaatctcatggcggaactagactggaacgaggaggcctatattgcgcagttcacgcggggcctccactggaaggtcaaagaactGCTGTCCACCAAAGATAGCATCCCTGACAATCTTGAAGCCATCTTTGCGGCAGCaattaaaattgacaacatccgccgcgaaaatgaggagaaccgccctaaaaaggcaccagccaagtccccggccaccgtggccacctccactaccaccacaaGGGTCTGGttatcagaggaccctaaCTACGTCACCccagaggaaagggaccgccgctGCGCATCTGGGCTGTGCGTCAAATGTGGGCAGAAGGGCCATGgaatcaagcagtgccccaacGGTTGGAAGGCCACTCCCAAGGAAACTGCCAAGGTGGCCCAGGACGAATcggaaaaagagtaa
- a CDS encoding Reverse transcriptase (RNA-dependent DNA polymerase) codes for MSSPTAKQPSIIAGSSRTSDEDLAPSDSISQANRPPKENRNAMSDWSLKAASLLDDIDVDRYTPYGPTTPNHLRELTSAEKERYSYYPSSAKLINEVSKDHHVNSRRRTARQIAWLIYLDGKPNAVENIYLSLQGRLFFQHILDKLDVFCTFSPNWYLKPARAPVSIINRRNLSGLIRELTTIYNQWKSHTLSNDHTMKVPSLPEDALESLYTKASHEIIAVHFRDQVERFLAFYFRIRKKLEVTSDKNDPAVEQLSNTHSEWTYPTHIHRAHSPMEALNTSTQDSENNDVEEEETVEEIVQLSQYTPKKGDRTFIPAYTPMQGPDVTTSLFTPGSQAQRDLEDFTNPSAASTSKTIVARNTLPVLPVVACRISYISVPQLALLSSLPLRVGFAIIAAAEFSVPLQQFLQVMSLSFQNQEGLGSPINALYGVRGSVQPTEQVRSAPQGLAAGSRDFGIGQGMESGRTLAGTMHMSRPADPRAPSVPPSIAALPSADFIRYPSEASSPYGICSGMPPYRAPLYAPGVMTIHSAALPVPRLSSIRDNNVYGIRLGDLSIHDPRPPSVLPDERPANAQSQVTAYTGNPPRTAHSGAPAPAARPPMMPPSRLLSVASSQAPTPAPVPTPVPVLVLAPASDRVPSAMARFPPLIPIYAPPAPVPTPAPAPAPIPAVTPIPAPVPIHPAAPSPMLNAFRPQYFAPPPMPAYPPSSHMPAYPPPPPPSPPPPPHVPYWPHPPMGYPYAAPPNAEAEDRKAFLAEMKSLSDSLKELKLEEGKYATWSRLVWDSLVVRGLEHFVDANFVPPNPADVRAYTNWVRCDGLVREAIVCSLDSSQYPYVQENTTASSVWAALREVHAPLTEARASSLRSQILSLRMPEGSSFEAHLAKLQHLVTEMSVLGQPISEGEQRHALIGSLPHSWRPVILQLELAPRPLGETIQGLRAIAPRVAELSSKSLACASDVTALSVQTEPSKSGAIRCFDCCELGHTKGSPDCEFSKRRIEVFGADRVNNRRKGKGRSSKDKNDKKKAEASVAVTDASSSEAPKAGEASAIKVSLWTPSAEDSPVQVLALAATGEHRSDSIIVNSGCSHHIVNDRAYFTSYQPFAPSERPVISGVYNGIKGYAMGIGDVAIPTTSPRGRIWCRLTDVYHVPGCSRVLLSYWKLLAAGGSVAWNPHKATPVYGPGRSLLGIAMPSNYVWRIPIDLGSRPSGEANAVIASLSVSEAVLWHRRFGHLGSANLSKLASGSLVKGLPASLACITECNECALAKACRSPFPPSDSIATAPLELVHSDLCGPFPHSVGGSKYWMILLDDATRYRWVLPLKSKYDAFEAFKAWHKRVTTQTGRVLKVLRSNNGGEYFSAQWSDYVADHGLVRQTSAPYSSQQNGRAERDLWSLQDWVRAMMLDAGLPQGWWAETVTTAVYIMNRSPHSAIDVTPFEAWTGVCPSVSNLRAFGSKCFAVHTSGTAKTLDPCSTECQFLGYDKLAKVWRLRKVGTNRVLRARDVIFHETSSASPCPVTSYSADDLEAVFPTATSADKGGDVSSTDQSDDYMRPDRPTDRQVGDPPEDDEPDPKNRSIEPDWEEKASTLPPEIKARLPRRSLRVRRQTEKFQNGTAAAVAIMPQPQVPSTYKQMLDSPDAKKWREGTVDKFQSWKSLGVYEITRVPRTQRRLGTKPVYVAKTGADGAIERFKVRYVVLGNLQREGIDYGETSSPTARPETLKIMVAVGTERNWEIHQMDVKTAYLHAKVDREIYLQIPDGFPESELPSGIPREELALRLNKAVYGLKQAGYLWICHAMQVFVETGFTQSKFNPCLFFMNVSPECRVWVLIYVDDFTILAPSPKTMSSTKSILSAAFQLKDLGEVKQILGLKIDRDREKGTTQLLQQKYVHNLLLELGLENCKPIYSPMESALQLPVHGSEPDETPLGDEDIEFMRDKPYSRVLGSLNWLANGTRPDIAHACSFLGQHAKRPGPSHWMALMRVVRYLRTTYDSGIVFACGSGLTLVGYSDSDHGGDTRDYMSYTGYVFTLGGGAISHKAIKQSCVAKSSAEAEYAALYECATQSVWLRRLVSDFLLETSDPIEIRMDSQSAMKMALRNGFSGRTKHINIDYHYLRNLV; via the exons ATGTCTTCACCAACAGCCAAACAGCCTTCCATCATAGCTGGCAGTTCTAGAACTTCTGATGAAGACCTAGCACCATCTGACTCTATATCTCAGGCTAATAGGCCTCCTAAAGAGAACAGGAATGCTATGTCTGATTGGAGTTTAAAAGCTGCAAGTCTCCTTGATGACATTGATGTTGACAGGTATACTCCTTATGGGCCTACTACACCTAATCACCTTAGAGAGTTGACTTCTGCTGAAAAGGAGAGATATTCATACTATCCTTCTTCTGCTAAACTTATAAATGAAGTTTCTAAAGATCATCATGTCAACTCTAGAAGGAGAACTGCTAGACAAATAGCATGGCTTATATACCTAGATGGGAAACCAAATGCAGTGGAAAACATTTATTTGTCCCTACAAGGCAGACTGTTTTTCCAACACATTCTAGATAAACTGGATGTATTCTGTACTTTCTCTCCCAATTGGTATTTGAAACCAGCTAGGGCTCCTGTATCAATAATCAATAGAAGAAATCTTTCTGGATTGATTAGGGAGTTAACTACAATTTACAATCAATGGAAATCTCACACACTTTCTAATGATCATACCATGAAGGTACCATCTCTTCCTGAGGATGCTCTTGAATCTCTATACACTAAAGCCTCACATGAGATTATAGCTGTACATTTTAGAGATCAAGTAGAAAGGTTTCTTGCTTTCTATTTTAGAATAAGGAAGAAACTGGAAGTTACCTCTGATAAGAATGATCCTGCTGTTGAACAACTTTCTAATACTCATTCAGAGTGGACTTATCCTACACATATTCATAGAGCTCATAGTCCCATGGAAGCATTAAATACTTCTACTCAGGACTCTGAGAACAATGATgtggaagaagaggaaactGTAGAAGAGATTGTTCAATTAAGCCAATATACTCCTAAGAAAGGAGATAGAACCTTCATTCCTGCCTATACACCTATGCAAGGTCCAGATGTGACTACTTCTTTATTTACACCTGGATCTCAAGCTCAGAGGGACTTAGAAGATTTCACTAACCCCTCTGCTGCAAGCACAAGTAAAACTATTGTGGCTAGAAATACTTTACCAGTGTTACCTGTCGTAGCAT GCCGGATTTCGTACATTTCTGTCCCTCAGTTGGCTTTGCTATCATCGCTGCCGCTGAG AGTTGGCTTCGCTATCATCGCTGCCGCTGAGTTTAGTGTTCCCTTGCAGCAATTCttacaggttatgagccttTCC TTCCAGAACCAAGAGGGGCTGGGTTCCCCTATTAATGCGTTATATGGTGTCCGCGGTTCAGTCCAGCCAACTGAACAAGTTCGAAGCGCACCCCAGGGCTTGGCCGCTGGATCGCGCGACTTTGGTATTGGTCAGGGGATGGAGTCTGGTCGGACCTTGGCGGGGACGATGCACATGTCCCGGCCAGCTGATCCTCGTGCGCCCTCCGTTCCTCCGAGTATCGCCGCCCTTCCTAGCGCTGATTTTATTCGTTATCCGTCCGAGGCGTCCTCCCCGTACGGTATCTGTTCGGGTATGCCCCCCTACCGTGCGCCGCTTTATGCTCCGGGCGTGATGACTATTCACTCGGCTGCCCTTCCTGTTCCGCGTCTCTCTAGTATCAGGGACAACAACGTTTACGGTATACGATTGGGTGATTTATCTATACATGATCCTCGTCCTCCGAGTGTTCTACCTGACGAACGGCCGGCAAATGCCCAGTCCCAAGTTACTGCTTACACCGGCAACCCCCCGCGAACCGCACACTCAGgggctccggctccagccGCGCGCCCACCCATGATGCCTCCCTCGCGTCTTTTGTCCGTGGCCTCCTCTCAAGCCCCTACGCCGGCTCCCGTGCCTACTCCTGTGCCCGTTCTCGTTTTGGCTCCCGCCTCTGATCGCGTACCTTCAGCCATGGCGCGTTTCCCGCCCCTCATACCGATCTATGCGCCCCCCGCGCCAGTTCCCACGCCCGCCCCCGCGCCGGCCCCTATCCCGGCTGTGACCCCTATCCCGGCCCCTGTCCCAATTCACCCCGCTGCTCCCAGCCCTATGTTGAATGCGTTTCGTCCCCAATACTTTGCGCCTCCGCCTATGCCAGCTTATCCACCTTCTTCGCATATGCCAGCATATCCGCCTCCGCCTCCACCTtcgccgccgccgccgccgcaCGTACCGTATTGGCCCCACCCTCCTATGGGTTACCCATATGCCGCACCGCCGAATGCCGAGGCCGAGGATCGCAAGGCCTTCCTTGCTGAGATGAAGAGTCTCTCTGACTCGCTGAAGGAGTTGAAGCTGGAGGAGGGGAAGTACGCGACCTGGTCACGACTGGTCTGGGATTCGCTGGTGGTTCGCGGTTTGGAACACTTCGTGGATGCAAATTTTGTGCCGCCGAATCCCGCCGATGTGCGCGCATACACTAACTGGGTGCGCTGCGACGGGCTTGTGCGCGAAGCAATTGTTTGTTCCCTGGACTCTAGTCAGTACCCGTACGTCCAGGAGAACACCACCGCGTCCTCAGTCTGGGCTGCATTGCGGGAAGTCCACGCTCCGCTCACCGAGGCTCGGGCTAGCTCCCTCAGGAGCCAGATCTTGTCGTTGCGTATGCCTGAGGGGAGCTCGTTTGAGGCGCATCTGGCCAAGCTCCAGCACTTGGTGACTGAGATGAGCGTACTGGGTCAGCCGATCTCCGAGGGGGAGCAGAGGCATGCACTCATCGGTTCTTTGCCACACTCTTGGCGTCCTGTAATCCTCCAGCTTGAGCTTGCCCCTAGACCTCTGGGCGAGACTATCCAGGGCCTTCGCGCCATCGCTCCCCGAGTAGCCGAGTTGAGCTCAAAGTCTTTGGCATGCGCGTCTGACGTTACAGCACTCTCCGTCCAGACTGAGCCTTCGAAGAGTGGCGCGATTCGCTGTTTCGATTGCTGTGAGCTCGGGCACACCAAAGGATCCCCCGATTGCGAGTTTTCCAAGCGTCGTATCGAGGTATTTGGGGCCGATCGTGTGAACAACCGGCGAAAAGGCAAGGGCAGGTCCTCGAAGGACAAGAACGACAAAAAGAAGGCCGAGGCAAGCGTAGCAGTCACCGATGCTAGCTCGAGCGAGGCCCCGAAGGCCGGGGAGGCGTCCGCAATCAAGGTTTCGTTGTGGACACCGTCCGCTGAGGATTCCCCTGTTCAAGTGCTGGCACTAGCGGCTACTGGAGAACACAGGTCGGACTCTATTATCGTCAATTCAGGATGCTCTCACCATATAGTAAACGATCGAGCCTATTTTACTTCGTACCAACCTTTCGCGCCCTCTGAACGTCCGGTCATTAGTGGAGTATACAATGGGATCAAGGGGTACGCCATGGGGATTGGTGATGTGGCAATACCCACCACTTCGCCGCGGGGCCGCATTTGGTGCAGGCTGACCGACGTCTACCATGTGCCCGGGTGTTCGCGGGTCCTGCTTTCATATTGGAAACTTCTTGCCGCTGGTGGATCTGTCGCATGGAATCCGCACAAGGCTACTCCCGTATATGGACCTGGTAGGTCATTACTTGGAATTGCGATGCCGAGCAACTACGTTTGGAGGATTCCAATCGACCTTGGCTCCCGTCCTTCTGGAGAGGCTAACGCTGTTATTGCGTCCTTGTCCGTGTCGGAAGCGGTGCTCTGGCACCGGCGTTTTGGGCACCTTGGTAGTGCAAACTTATCCAAGCTGGCTTCAGGTTCCCTCGTCAAGGGTCTTCCCGCGTCCCTCGCTTGCATCACGGAGTGCAATGAATGCGCCCTTGCAAAAGCGTGCCGCAGCCCGTTCCCGCCGTCTGACTCCATTGCTACTGCCCCGCTGGAGCTCGTCCACTCGGATCTGTGTGGGCCTTTTCCCCACTCGGTTGGCGGCTCTAAGTACTGGATGATCTTACTCGACGACGCAACCAGGTATCGCTGGGTGCTCCCTCTGAAGTCCAAGTACGACGCTTTTGAGGCTTTCAAGGCCTGGCACAAGCGCGTCACTACCCAGACCGGCCGCGTCCTCAAGGTTCTCCGTTCCAACAATGGCGGTGAGTATTTCTCTGCTCAATGGTCCGACTATGTCGCTGATCATGGACTCGTTCGCCAGACGTCTGCGCCGTACAGTTCGCAGCAGAACGGCAGGGCGGAGCGGGACCTTTGGAGCCTGCAGGATTGGGTTAGGGCTATGATGCTTGACGCAGGACTTCCTCAAGGCTGGTGGGCAGAGACTGTAACTACTGCGGTGTATATTATGAATCGATCCCCCCATTCCGCCATTGATGTCACTCCGTTTGAGGCCTGGACAGGCGTTTGCCCCTCAGTATCCAACCTCCGTGCATTTGGCTCAAAATGTTTTGCTGTGCACACATCGGGTACCGCCAAAACTCTCGATCCTTGCTCGACTGAATGCCAGTTTTTGGGCTATGACAAACTAGCTAAGGTGTGGCGTTTGCGCAAAGTGGGCACAAACCGAGTCTTAAGGGCCCGCGACGTGATCTTCCATGAGACATCCAGTGCGTCTCCCTGCCCGGTTACTAGCTACTCAGCCGATGACCTTGAAGCGGTCTTCCCTACTGCTACATCGGCGGACAAGGGGGGGGATGTTTCGTCGACTGATCAGTCTGATGACTATATGCGCCCTGACCGGCCGACCGACCGTCAAGTGGGAGACCCGCCAGAGGATGACGAGCCAGATCCCAAGAACCGATCCATCGAGCCCGATTGGGAGGAAAAGGCGTCGACCCTTCCACCCGAAATCAAAGCTCGTCTCCCACGTCGATCATTGCGCGTCCGTAGACAGACAGAAAAGTTCCAAAACGGAACTGCCGCTGCCGTTGCCATTATGCCCCAACCTCAGGTGCCGTCCACCTACAAGCAGATGCTTGATAGCCCGGACGCCAAGAAGTGGCGCGAAGGGACAGTGGACAAGTTCCAGTCTTGGAAGTCCCTTGGAGTCTACGAGATTACACGTGTCCCACGAACCCAGCGTCGCCTAGGTACCAAACCAGTTTATGTGGCCAAGACGGGTGCAGATGGAGCTATCGAGCGATTCAAGGTGCGCTACGTCGTTCTTGGAAATTTGCAGCGGGAGGGGATTGATTACGGCGAGACCTCTTCCCCAACCGCTCGCCCGGAAACCTTGAAAATAATGGTCGCTGTGGGGACGGAGAGGAACTGGGAAATACACCAAATGGACGTCAAGACTGCCTATCTACACGCAAAAGTCGATCGCGAAATTTACTTGCAAATCCCAGACGGCTTTCCCGAGTCTGAACTCCCATCCGGCATCCCTCGCGAGGAACTTGCACTACGATTAAACAAGGCCGTCTACGGGCTCAAGCAAGCAGGCTATCTTTGGATTTGCCATGCGATGCAAGTTTTTGTTGAGACCGGTTTCACTCAGTCAAAATTCAATCCTTGCTTATTCTTCATGAATGTCTCCCCCGAATGTCGCGTTTGGGTCCTAATCTACGTTGACGACTTCACCATCCTTGCTCCCTCCCCCAAGACAATGTCATCCACCAAGTCGATCTTATCTGCGGCATTCCAACTGAAGGATTTGGGCGAGGTGAAGCAGATCTTGGGGCTCAAGATTGATCGGGACCGCGAGAAGGGTACTACGCAATTGTTGCAACAAAAGTACGTACACAATCTGCTGCTGGAACTGGGCTTGGAGAACTGCAAGCCAATTTACTCGCCGATGGAAAGCGCGCTTCAGCTTCCCGTTCACGGTTCCGAACCCGACGAGACTCCGCTTGGTGACGAGGACATCGAATTCATGCGCGACAAACCTTACAGTAGGGTCCTCGGCTCGTTGAACTGGCTCGCGAATGGTACCCGTCCGGATATTGCGCATGCTTGCTCGTTCCTTGGTCAACATGCAAAACGACCTGGACCATCGCATTGGATGGCCCTCATGCGAGTAGTACGTTATCTCCGGACTACGTACGACTCTGGTATCGTGTTCGCTTGCGGTTCTGGCTTGACGCTTGTGGGGTACTCCGACAGTGATCACGGCGGTGATACACGCGACTACATGTCGTATACAGGTTACGTTTTCACGCTTGGGGGCGGCGCCATTTCACATAAGGCCATCAAGCAGTCCTGCGTGGCTAAGTCGTCTGCAGAGGCCGAGTATGCGGCACTTTACGAATGCGCAACTCAGTCCGTATGGCTCCGCCGTTTGGTATCAGATTTCTTGCTCGAGACTAGCGACCCCATTGAGATTCGGATGGACTCCCAATCGGCAATGAAGATGGCTCTACGCAATGGATTCAGTGGCCGGACCAAACACATCAACATTGACTATCACTATTTGCGCAACCTCGTTTGA
- a CDS encoding Retrotransposable element Tf2 protein gives MLPAEVFANTSEAELEIVTEIQGKLKEDPSLEPIIQFLSEDTDNTPPSIRKAYRDYDWEEDLLWYQGKLVVPDSETLKEQLLREFHDSPLAGHPGQQRTLELLSRNYWWPGMKSSAKEWVECCPTCQANRCAHAPVIALKPLEVPPFPFHTISYDFITGFPKSNRHNAILVVIDSFSKFGHFIPTTKRITAKGLADLFTTHVWKLHGLPVKTILDQGTTFTGKFLKALYQRLGIKPSFSSAYHPESDGQTEQVNQFIEFYLRSYVAANHSDWATWLPLAEYAYNNAKHAATGKTPFELVYGRNPVMNPSNVPANVPEADAVADTLAREWKEAEAALRMSKERMSRNQGIVPEYSIGKRVWLDGKNVELRTNSNKLDPKQLGPFKVIEKISSHAYRLELPESLKIHNVFYVGLLSRSHKSPSQPFPERPPPETIEGCYVSHNFAFTAHHPQ, from the coding sequence ATGCTcccagcagaagtctttgccaacacgtcagaagcggaacttgaaattgtcacagaaatccaAGGAAAACTGAAGGAAGACCCCTCCCTGGAAcctatcatccaattcctgtCAGAAGACACAGATAACACACCCCCGTCCATCCGCAAGGCGTATAGGGATTAtgattgggaggaagacctacTATGGTACCAAGGGAAGCTAGTGGTCCCAGACTCGGAAACCCTGAAAGAACAACTGCTCAGAGAATTCCATGATTCACCCCTAGCAGGGCATCCTGGACAACAAAGAACCCTGGAGCTCCTGAgtcgcaactactggtggccagggatgaagtcatccgccaaggaatgggtggaatgttgtcctacctgccaagccaatcgtTGCGCCCATGCCCCTGTCATTGCCCTGAagcccttagaagttcccccctttccgttccacacaatatcctatgacttcattacAGGATTTCCCAAATCTAACAGGCACAACGCAATTCTGGTGGTAAttgactccttttccaaatttggccattttaTACCGACCACAAAGAGGATTACAGCCAAGGGCCTAGCAGACCTGTTCACTACCCACGTGtggaaacttcatggatTACCAGTCAAAACCATATTGGACCAAGGAACCACATTCACAGGAAAGTTCCTCAAAGCCCTTTACCAACGACTGGGAATCAAGCCCTCCTTCTCATCGGCTTACCACCCGGAATcagatggtcaaacagaACAAGTTAACCAATTCATCGAGTTTTACCTCAGATCATACGTAGCAGCCAATCACTCAGACTGGGCTACTTGGCTCCCCTTGGCAGAGTATGcgtacaataatgccaaacatgCCGCCACCGGGAAAACCCCTTTTGAACtggtttatggaagaaacccggTAATGAACCCGTCAAACGTCCCAGCCAATGTACCGGAGGCAGACGCCGTAGCGGATACCCTAGcccgggaatggaaggaggcgGAAGCAGCCCTGAGAATGagcaaagaacggatgaGCAGGAATCAAGGAATTGTGCCGGAATATTCAATAGGCAAAAGGGTTTGGCTAGACGGGAAGAATGTTGAACttaggaccaattcaaacaagctagaccccaagcaacttggccccttcaaagtcattgagaaaatctctagccacgcctaccgcctagagTTACCGGAATCTCTGAAGATCCATAACGTGTTCTATGTGGGATTATTATCTAGGAGCcacaaatccccaagtcaaccttttccagaaagaccccctcctgaaacaatagaagggtgttatgtatcacacaattttgcattcacagctcaccatccacaataa